Proteins encoded in a region of the Raphanus sativus cultivar WK10039 chromosome 8, ASM80110v3, whole genome shotgun sequence genome:
- the LOC108820549 gene encoding uncharacterized protein LOC108820549, protein MMESKGDVSVKEEIEALPKDIEERSMRCSSNFEDHSFDNVEDHCGGGEGDEIKEGEEEEVDVVECSVVNGNNRVDVSECDDGNGTDEYSSSFSGTVSEHESDKSGFNDQEADSMMCTDTSIPFYMRKKKLTDHWRKFIQPIMWRCKWVELKIKELQNQAQMYDKEVKETSQAKQLELENLKSEEVVGVKALPRLPCHTQKTQLKKRHKRKRVEEASDAPSNALNHNLFSYHAYRKFNADTALNDNSRKLDKKTKSSKEDAVFSEDTPPLEFREGDAFLEQILLKIEAAKLEVRNLKNRVDKVMNENPSRFSLDDTVIMLGSADVVTGSEQQNPEPVIKNEDENPVISEEEEEPAKSASVSSHHDKAPEEDDGNTDILLSEMIASRKRGGKAIVPDKKVEKTEQASVEEGPSRPVRKRKPRNLDVEVKEGTSNPKKRRVSREKPKTNVTMASRLKLPSRKRKGGKRRAGGGSAGLRRRS, encoded by the exons atgatGGAGTCGAAGGGTGATGTTTCAGTCAAGGAGGAGATTGAGGCGTTACCGAAGGATATCGAGGAGAGATCTATGCGGTGTAGTAGTAATTTCGAGGATCATAGCTTCGATAATGTAGAGGATCATTGTGGTGGTGGTGAAGGTGATGAGATCAAGgagggggaggaggaggaggttgaTGTTGTGGAATGCTCTGTTGTGAATGGTAACAATAGGGTTGATGTCTCGGAGTGTGATGATGGGAATGGGACTGATGAGTACTCGAGCTCGTTTAGTGGAACGGTGTCTGAACATGAGAGTGATAAATCAGGTTTTAATGATCAGGAAGCTGATTCCATGATGTGTACTGATACTTCTATCCCATTCTATATGAG gaagaagaagctgaCTGATCACTGGAGGAAGTTCATACAGCCTATAATGTGGCGGTGCAAATGGGTTGAACTCAAAATCAAAGAACTTCAGAACCAAGCACAGATGTATGACAAGGAAGTCAAAGAAACTAGCCAAGCAAAGCAACTGGAGTTGGAAAATCTCAAATCAGAAGAGGTTGTTGGAGTGAAGGCATTGCCTCGTCTTCCATGTCATACTCAGAAAACTCAACTCAAGAAGAGGCACAAGAGGAAGCGAGTTGAAGAAGCTTCGGATGCTCCTTCCAATGCATTAAACCATAATCTCTTCTCTTATCACG CATACCGGAAATTTAATGCTGATACTGCTCTCAATGACAACTCCCGCAAGCTAG ATAAAAAGACTAAGAGCTCTAAGGAGGATGCAGTGTTCTCCGAAGATACGCCACCTCTCGAGTTTAGAGAAGGTGATGCATTCTTGGAACAGATACTTCTGAAGATCGAAGCAGCAAAGCTAGAAGTGCGTAACTTGAAGAACCGAGTAGACAAAGTGATGAATGAGAATCCAAGTAGGTTCTCTTTGGACGACACAGTGATTATGCTTGGATCTGCTGATGTAGTCACCGGCTCGGAGCAGCAAAATCCTGAACCGGTTATCAAAAACGAAGATGAGAACCCGGTCAtttctgaagaagaagaagaaccagctAAGTCTGCTTCGGTTTCATCTCATCACGACAAAGCACCTGAAGAAGACGACGGGAACACAGATATTTTGCTGTCGGAAATGATTGCTTCAAGGAAAAGAGGAGGGAAAGCTATTGTTCCTGATAAGAAAGTGGAGAAGACAGAACAAGCTTCTGTTGAGGAAGGTCCATCAAGACCT GTCAGGAAAAGAAAACCGCGCAATCTTGACGTGGAGGTAAAGGAAGGGACTAGCAACCCAAAGAAACGTAGAGTTTCAAGAGAGAAGCCAAAGACAAATGTTACAATGGCTTCTAGGCTTAAGCTTCCTAGCAGGAAGAGAAAGGGAGGGAAAAGAAGGGCAGGAGGAGGCTCTGCTGGGTTAAGAAGAAGATCCTAA